Proteins encoded within one genomic window of Rhododendron vialii isolate Sample 1 chromosome 1a, ASM3025357v1:
- the LOC131303122 gene encoding uncharacterized protein LOC131303122: MLGLFKYVSVEEFLEAYARLPIGKVEDFYSLMRQNGIQVDTEVTTCLLKSPLARMIPRCTRDKWIKANCDAGFEEVEGREVICVGAIVFTCPNGKVKGYRRVQFYDVHCPSFAEFRGFELAIDESILRKYNKVLIEMDSNNVVNALRGGLTFPTKRWDDYRNLPLKSMKDYEICHIPRKGNELADLLVRIAKFEVKKLLLDKRLGP; the protein is encoded by the coding sequence ATGCTTGGTTTATTTAAATATGTCTCGGTGGAGGAGTTTTTAGAAGCCTATGCAAGACTTCCAATTGGGAAAGTAGAAGATTTTTATTCTCTTATGCGTCAGAATGGCATACAGGTTGATACAGAGGTAACTACTTGCCTACTAAAGAGTCCACTTGCGCGGATGATCCCACGCTGCACACGAGATAAGTGGATTAAAGCGAATTGTGATGCTGGGTTCGAGGAAGTAGAGGGAAGGGAAGTCATTTGTGTTGGTGCAATTGTTTTTACATGCCCCAATGGTAAAGTTAAAGGGTATCGAAGAGTGCAGTTTTATGATGTTCACTGCCCAAGTTTCGCAGAATTCAGGGGGTTTGAATTGGCGATTGATGAATCAATTCTGCGCAAATACAACAAAGTGCTTATAGAAATGGATTCTAACAATGTGGTGAATGCTTTGCGGGGAGGGTTGACCTTCCCAACAAAACGTTGGGATGATTATAGGAATCTTCCCCTGAAGTCGATGAAGGATTATGAGATATGTCATATTCCTAGGAAAGGAAATGAGCTAGCCGACTTGTTGGTGCGGATTGCGAAGTTTGAAGTTAAAAAACTCCTTTTAGATAAGAGACTGGGACCTTAA
- the LOC131303106 gene encoding uncharacterized protein LOC131303106 isoform X1: protein MKRALAACKLLAWSSENVEKEACYYCMEGKLVELAVLLIVARKKVFVPITFDRNDGAGIYGVTILQCVKNQILSLVDEEMKLTAEFQHGKVIQIQDKIKVLRSTALLLEVFESAGDTIEEYLESQQPVDVPREQVEKDVALRLAEKGFILKDGDFDFSNRDCVNLSKSVGTPAKYLNHPSDKLSRFSAPRWLQQMHAHFAPRKEVPRNGLQSSIPSLAIPPLLKTVRKSMRTDQVSKFTSYSRYCTSVDIQKQSKPISWEILAKFALSVKRGIRIP from the exons ATG AAACGGGCTTTGGCTGCTTGTAAGTTGCTTGCATGGTCCTCTGAGAATGTTGAAAAGGAAGCTTGCTATTATTGCATGGAAGGGAAGCTTGTCGAGTTGGCTGTCTTGCTAATTGTGGCTCGAAAAAAGGTTTTTGTTCCCATCACTTTTGACAGAAATGACGGTGCTGGCATATACGGAGTGACGATCCTCCAATGCGTTAAAAATCAAATCCTGTCACTGGTTGACGAGGAGATGAAATTAACAGCGGAATTTCAACATGGGAAGGTAATTCAGATTCAAGATAAGATAAAGGTTTTGAGGTCGACTGCACTGTTGCTTGAGGTTTTTGAGAGCGCTGGCGATACTATAGAGGAATATCTGGAGTCGCAGCAGCCTGTTGAT GTGCCGAGAGAACAAGTGGAGAAAGATGTAGCTTTGAGGCTTGCGGAAAAAGGATTTATATTGAAGGATGGAGACTTTGATTTTAGCAATAGAGACTG tgtgAATTTGAGCAAATCCGTTGGGACCCCTGCCAAGTACTTAAACCATCCATCTG ATAAATTATCTCGATTTTCTGCTCCTCGCTGGCTGCAACAAATGCATGCGCATTTTGCCCCAAGG AAAGAAGTACCTCGTAATGGCCTTCAGTCGTCAATCCCAAGTCTCGCGATTCCCCCTCTGCTCAAAACTGTGAGGAAGTCAATGCGTACAGATCAAGTCTCGAAATTCACGTCCTATTCTCGGTATTGCACAAGTGTGGATATTCAGAAGCAATCTAAACCAATATCATGGGAGATTCTTGCAAAATTTGCATTGTCCGTCAAGAGGGGGATTAGAATTCCTTGA
- the LOC131303106 gene encoding uncharacterized protein LOC131303106 isoform X2, whose product MKRALAACKLLAWSSENVEKEACYYCMEGKLVELAVLLIVARKKVFVPITFDRNDGAGIYGVTILQCVKNQILSLVDEEMKLTAEFQHGKVIQIQDKIKVLRSTALLLEVFESAGDTIEEYLESQQPVDVPREQVEKDVALRLAEKGFILKDGDFDFSNRDCVNLSKSVGTPAKYLNHPSDKLSRFSAPRWLQQMHAHFAPRCRKKYLVMAFSRQSQVSRFPLCSKL is encoded by the exons ATG AAACGGGCTTTGGCTGCTTGTAAGTTGCTTGCATGGTCCTCTGAGAATGTTGAAAAGGAAGCTTGCTATTATTGCATGGAAGGGAAGCTTGTCGAGTTGGCTGTCTTGCTAATTGTGGCTCGAAAAAAGGTTTTTGTTCCCATCACTTTTGACAGAAATGACGGTGCTGGCATATACGGAGTGACGATCCTCCAATGCGTTAAAAATCAAATCCTGTCACTGGTTGACGAGGAGATGAAATTAACAGCGGAATTTCAACATGGGAAGGTAATTCAGATTCAAGATAAGATAAAGGTTTTGAGGTCGACTGCACTGTTGCTTGAGGTTTTTGAGAGCGCTGGCGATACTATAGAGGAATATCTGGAGTCGCAGCAGCCTGTTGAT GTGCCGAGAGAACAAGTGGAGAAAGATGTAGCTTTGAGGCTTGCGGAAAAAGGATTTATATTGAAGGATGGAGACTTTGATTTTAGCAATAGAGACTG tgtgAATTTGAGCAAATCCGTTGGGACCCCTGCCAAGTACTTAAACCATCCATCTG ATAAATTATCTCGATTTTCTGCTCCTCGCTGGCTGCAACAAATGCATGCGCATTTTGCCCCAAGG TGCAGAAAGAAGTACCTCGTAATGGCCTTCAGTCGTCAATCCCAAGTCTCGCGATTCCCCCTCTGCTCAAAACTGTGA